A genomic window from Populus nigra chromosome 7, ddPopNigr1.1, whole genome shotgun sequence includes:
- the LOC133700069 gene encoding phenolic glucoside malonyltransferase 1-like gives MAPQDSVKILELCQVAPAYNSPESITDFSLPLTFLDIAWFKFPPAQQIIFYELTETSPTFFNLVILPRLKKSLSQTLFHFLPLAGHLVWPENSPKPILLYTPNDAISLTIAESNADLSHLSGNETRQAIESFPYIPELPTSDTKASVIALQITVFPNKGFSISIVCHHGILDGKSATTFLKAWAYICKHLEYDQQPSLPSELTPFLDRGVIKDAYGLEMIFLNQWLALTRSDTKSDSRSLKLVSNMAVSPDVVRATFQLTPEDIEILRETISSQLEKVHQEELNSTKQMHYMSTFVLTCAYTVVCMVKARGGDSNRKIYFIFSADCRGRLDPPIPQNYIGNCISSHHIVIKAGVSMEECGVAMIAERISGMIKGLEKGLFEGAKERLLELASIEPGAEIIGVTGSTRFDDYSWDFGWGRPNKVEFTGNARGGVISLARSREGTGGVEIGLALKRHEMENFVSFFVNNLKNFRQISK, from the coding sequence ATGGCTCCCCAAGATTCTGTGAAGATACTAGAGCTCTGCCAAGTTGCCCCAGCCTACAACTCACCCGAGTCAATCACCgacttctctctccctctcaccTTCCTAGACATTGCTTGGTTCAAATTTCCTCCAGCtcaacaaattatattttatgagcTCACCGAGACAAGTCCAACCTTCTTCAATCTAGTAATCCTCCCCAGGCTCAAAAAATCACTCTCACAAACACTATTCCACTTTCTCCCACTTGCTGGCCATCTAGTGTGGCCAGAAAACTCCCCAAAACCCATCCTCTTATACACTCCAAATGATGCAATTTCACTCACCATAGCCGAGTCAAATGCAGACCTGAGTCATCTCTCAGGGAATGAAACTCGGCAAGCCATCGAATCGTTTCCGTATATCCCTGAGCTGCCTACATCTGACACTAAAGCTTCAGTGATCGCTTTGCAAATAACAGTGTTTCCTAACAAAGGGTTTTCTATTAGCATCGTTTGTCATCATGGAATTCTTGATGGGAAATCTGCTACAACTTTCCTTAAGGCATGGGCCTATATATGCAAACACCTAGAATATGATCAACAACCTTCGTTACCTAGTGAGCTAACCCCTTTTTTGGACAGGGGAGTTATCAAGGATGCATATGGACTTGAAATGATCTTCTTGAACCAATGGTTAGCACTGACCAGGTCGGATACAAAGTCCGACTCTCGAAGCTTGAAGTTGGTGTCAAACATGGCAGTGTCACCTGACGTAGTTCGAGCCACATTTCAGTTGACTCCTGAAGACATAGAGATCTTAAGGGAAACAATATCGTCCCAGTTGGAAAAGGTCCATCAAGAAGAGCTAAACTCAACAAAACAAATGCACTACATGTCAACTTTTGTACTTACATGTGCTTATACAGTAGTTTGCATGGTGAAAGCCAGAGGAGGGGATAGTAATAGAAAGATTTACTTTATATTCTCAGCAGATTGTAGGGGCAGATTAGACCCTCCGATTCCACAAAATTATATTGGTAACTGTATTAGCAGCCATCACATTGTTATCAAGGCAGGAGTTTCCATGGAGGAATGTGGGGTTGCAATGATAGCAGAGAGGATTAGTGGCATGATAAAAGGGCTAGAGAAGGGACTTTTTGAAGGAGCTAAGGAGAGACTACTTGAACTGGCTTCTATAGAACCGGGTGCAGAAATCATTGGGGTTACTGGATCCACCCGATTTGACGATTACAGCTGGGATTTTGGATGGGGAAGACCCAACAAAGTGGAGTTTACAGGAAATGCTAGGGGAGGAGTAATTTCTTTGGCAAGGAGTAGAGAGGGAACTGGTGGTGTTGAGATTGGTTTGGCTTTGAAGAGGCATGAGATGGAAAATTTTGTTTCGTTCTTTGTTAACAACCTAAAGAATTTTAGGCAAATCTCAAAATAG
- the LOC133700070 gene encoding sugar carrier protein C-like: MGAGGFVAGDVKNYPGKVTRHVVNACVLGAMGGLIFGYDLGISGGVTSMAPFLNKFFPDVYRKEALDTSTNQYCKFNDMGLTLFTSSLYLAALIASFGASYITRTWGRKRTMLLGGIIFFIGAALNAGAVDLSMLIAGRILLGVGVGFSTQSVPLYVSEMAPQKHRGGFNIVFQLAITIGIFIANLVNYLTPKIAGNQAWRYSLGGAAIPAALICLSALKLDDTPNSLLEHGKDEKAREILRKIRGLNDKEIEAEFRDLVTASEAAKQVEHPWTRILKRQYRPQLTMAVAIPFFQQLTGMNVVMFYAPVLLQSIGFENNASLLSTVITGAVNILATGVSIYGSDKSGRRSLFLSGGAVMFVFQVALAVLIGSKFGTSGDVIELPKWYAGIVVACICLFVSAFAWSWGPLGWLVPSEIFPLEIRSAGQSITVAVNMLFTFFIAQLFLAMLCHFKFGLFIFFAIFVAIMSTFIFFFLPETMNIPIEEMSRVWKQHWYWRRFMPDEDDDRRALDLMV; the protein is encoded by the exons ATGGGTGCTGGTGGTTTTGTTGCTGGTGATGTTAAAAACTATCCCGGAAAGGTCACTCGGCATGTAGTAAATGCTTGTGTGCTAGGAGCCATGGGGGGATTAATTTTCGGATACGACCTTGGTATCTCTGGTGGTGTGACGTCTATGGCTCcctttttgaataaatttttccCAGATGTTTATCGTAAGGAAGCATTAGATACATCCACTAATCAATATTGCAAGTTTAACGATATGGGGCTAACCTTGTTCACATCTTCATTATACCTGGCTGCATTAATTGCATCTTTTGGAGCTTCTTATATCACAAGGACGTGGGGTCGGAAAAGAACAATGCTCCTTGGTggcatcatatttttcatcggAGCTGCTCTCAATGCCGGTGCTGTGGACCTCTCAATGCTTATCGCCGGTCGCATTCTCTTAGGTGTTGGAGTTGGTTTTTCAACTCAG TCTGTGCCGCTCTATGTCTCCGAGATGGCTCCACAAAAACATCGTGGTGGTTTCAACATTGTGTTCCAACTAGCAATCACTATTGGCATTTTCATAGCTAATCTTGTCAATTACTTGACACCTAAGATTGCTGGAAACCAAGCATGGCGTTACAGCTTAGGCGGAGCGGCCATTCCTGCTGCCCTCATCTGTCTTTCAGCACTTAAACTGGATGACACTCCAAACTCGTTGTTAGAGCATGGGAAAGATGAAAAAGCTCGAGAAATACTTAGAAAGATACGTGGCCTTAATGACAAGGAAATTGAGGCTGAGTTTCGAGATTTAGTCACGGCCAGTGAGGCAGCTAAGCAAGTGGAGCATCCCTGGACTAGAATCCTTAAGAGACAGTATCGGCCGCAACTGACCATGGCTGTTGCTATTCCATTTTTCCAACAACTTACTGGGATGAATGTGGTCATGTTCTATGCTCCTGTCCTCCTCCAAAGTATTGGTTTTGAAAATAATGCTTCCCTCTTATCCACGGTTATCACAGGCGCTGTTAACATTCTTGCCACCGGTGTTTCAATCTATGGCAGTGATAAGTCTGGAAGAAGATCTCTGTTTCTTTCAGGTGGAGCTGTAATGTTTGTATTTCAG GTTGCGCTAGCAGTTTTAATCGGATCCAAGTTTGGAACATCTGGAGATGTGATTGAATTGCCAAAGTGGTATGCCGGTATAGTTGTAGCGTGTATCTGCTTATTTGTTTCTGCCTTTGCGTGGTCATGGGGGCCATTGGGATGGCTAGTTCCAAGTGAAATATTTCCGCTAGAAATTCGATCAGCCGGGCAAAGCATCACCGTGGCAGTCAACATGTTATTCACTTTCTTCATAGCTCAGCTTTTCCTCGCAATGCTTTGCCACTTTAAATTTGGTTTGTTCATCTTCTTTGCAATCTTTGTGGCAATCATGAGTaccttcatctttttctttttgcctgAGACGATGAACATCCCCATTGAAGAGATGTCTAGAGTGTGGAAGCAACATTGGTATTGGAGGAGGTTCATGCCTGATGAAGATGACGATCGCCGAGCTTTGGATCTCATGGTCTAA
- the LOC133698984 gene encoding beta-glucosidase 12-like, whose product MGSIDDFSRNSFPDDFVFGTSSSAYQYEGETNKHGRGPAIWDTFTVEHTERINDHSNGNVAVDFYHRYKEDVQRMKEMGMDAFRFSISWSRVLPHGRLSAGVNEEGIKFYNDLIDDLLKNGLQPYVTLFHWDTPQALEDKYGGFLSPNIVNDFRDFVDLCFQNFGDRVKKWITLNEPWMFSVQGYDMGTMAPGRISVVVNDPHRSLNTGATEVYTVSHHLLLAHAAAVKLYKEKYQSCQGGQIGITLVSHWFEPYSNSEADQNATKRSLDFMLGWFMDPITNGDYPRNMHDFVGGRLPEFTAEESKMLKGSYDFIGINYYTTYYAQNIDANYQSVGFMSDARANWTGERNGIPIGPQAGVKWLYIYPEGISRLLNYTKDLYGSPTIYITENGVDDVNNNASSLKEALNDPIREKSYKDHLKNVLRSINEHGVDVKGFFAWSLMDNFEWGSGYAVRFGLYYVDYKNDLKRYPKQSVKWFKQFLRRDSHSPIPHTYPLITSNETSKIEDSLVRDAKRPRNA is encoded by the exons ATGGGAAGCATTGATGACTTCAGCCGTAATTCTTTCCCAGATGATTTTGTATTCGGAACATCCTCCTCAGCTTACCAG TATGAAggtgaaacaaacaaacatggtAGAGGACCAGCTATATGGGACACTTTCACTGTGGAACATACAG AGAGAATAAATGATCATAGCAACGGAAATGTAGCTGTTGATTTCTATCATCGCTATAAG GAGGATGtgcaaagaatgaaagaaatggGAATGGATGCTTTCAGATTCTCCATTTCTTGGTCTAGAGTATTACCAc ATGGCAGGTTGAGTGCTGGAGTAAACGAAGAAGGCATCAAATTTTATAACGATCTCATTGATGACCTCCTTAAGAATG GTTTGCAGCCTTACGTTACTCTCTTTCACTGGGATACTCCACAAGCTTTGGAAGATAAATACGGTGGTTTCTTAAGTCCTAACATTGT AAATGATTTCCGAGACTTTGTCGACCTTTGTTTCCAAAATTTTGGAGACCGGGTGAAGAAGTGGATTACTTTGAACGAGCCATGGATGTTCAGTGTTCAAGGTTATGACATGGGCACGATGGCACCCGGTAGGATTTCTGTCGTTGTAAATGATCCACACCGATCCTTAAACACTGGTGCCACTGAAGTGTATACGGTTAGCCATCATTTGTTGCTTGCTCATGCTGCGGCAGTGAAACTATACAAGGAAAAATATCAGTCATGTCAAGGTGGACAGATTGGGATTACACTTGTTTCTCATTGGTTTGAACCTTACTCAAACAGTGAAGCTGATCAAAATGCAACCAAAAGAAGCCTCGACTTCATGCTTGGTTGGTTCATGGATCCTATAACTAATGGTGACTATCCACGTAACATGCATGATTTTGTTGGTGGAAGATTGCCCGAGTTCACTGCCGAGGAATCTAAGATGTTGAAGGGATCGTATGATTTTATTGGAATTAATTACTACACAACATATTATGCTCAAAATATCGATGCAAATTATCAGAGTGTTGGATTCATGTCAGATGCACGTGCTAATTGGACAG GAGAGAGAAATGGAATCCCAATAGGTCCACAGGCTGGTGTAAAATGGCTTTATATTTATCCCGAAGGCATCAGCAGGCTTTTGAATTACACCAAAGATCTATACGGGAGCCCAACAATTTACATTACTGAGAATG GGGTTGATGACGTAAATAACAATGCTTCATCACTAAAGGAAGCTCTTAATGATCCCATAAgagaaaaatcttacaaagaCCACCTCAAGAATGTTTTGAGATCCATCAA TGAGCATGGTGTTGATGTTAAGGGATTTTTTGCTTGGTCTTTAATGGACAATTTCGAATGGGGAAGTGGTTATGCTGTGAGGTTCGGCCTCTACTATGTTGATtacaaaaatgatttgaaacGATATCCTAAACAATCAGTCAAGTGGTTCAAGCAGTTTCTTAGAAGAGACTCCCACAGTCCTATTCCACATACGTATCCTCTGATTACTTCTAATGAAACGTCGAAAATTGAAGATAGTTTGGTTCGGGATGCTAAAAGGCCAAGAAATGCCTGA